A DNA window from Verrucomicrobiota bacterium contains the following coding sequences:
- the hslV gene encoding ATP-dependent protease subunit HslV, with protein MQAPQFHSTTVLAVQRDGRTAIGGDGQVSMGNTVIKGNALKLRRLYKDRVIVGFAGAVGDAFNLMDKFDAMLEKYQGNMAKAAVELAKMWRTDKYLRQLEALMIAADKEKLLLISGTGEVIEPDEGVVGIGSGGTYAVAAAKALMAHTDLDARRTVEESLKIAAKLCVFTNDQVQIEVID; from the coding sequence ATGCAGGCGCCGCAGTTCCATTCGACCACGGTGCTGGCCGTACAGCGCGACGGCAGGACGGCCATCGGCGGCGATGGTCAGGTCAGCATGGGCAACACGGTCATCAAGGGTAACGCACTCAAGTTGCGGCGCCTCTACAAGGATCGCGTCATCGTCGGTTTTGCGGGTGCGGTGGGCGACGCGTTCAACCTCATGGACAAGTTCGACGCCATGCTCGAGAAGTATCAGGGCAACATGGCGAAGGCGGCCGTCGAGCTCGCCAAGATGTGGCGCACCGACAAGTACCTGCGTCAACTCGAGGCGCTCATGATCGCCGCCGACAAGGAGAAGCTGTTGCTCATCTCCGGCACGGGCGAGGTGATCGAGCCCGACGAGGGTGTGGTCGGCATTGGCTCGGGCGGCACGTATGCGGTCGCGGCGGCCAAGGCGCTGATGGCGCACACGGACCTCGACGCGCGGCGCACCGTCGAGGAGAGCCTGAAGATTGCCGCCAAGCTCTGCGTTTTCACCAACGATCAGGTGCAGATCGAGGTTATTGACTAA
- the rsmH gene encoding 16S rRNA (cytosine(1402)-N(4))-methyltransferase RsmH, translating to MPEPRHRPVLLHRTIELIGCRPGGTYVDATVGLGGHAEALAERIAPGGRLIGIDRDADALRQSRGRLARFGNAVALVQGNFDRLAAALDEQGIDVVDGVLFDLGVSSMQLDEARRGFSYQRSGRLDMRMDASRGPTARELVNQAPLKELERILRDYGEEPAWRRVARTIVRTREQREIVTTDELAGLIERAVPRAPQGRKVHPAARTFQALRIAVNDELGAIERALPQALERLRPGGRIVTLAYHSLEDRIVKEAFRRWAKGCTCPPEFPVCCCGKLASVRVLTKKPIGPDAAEVAANPRARSARLRACEKIQPVETGRGIDQ from the coding sequence ATGCCGGAGCCAAGACATAGACCGGTTCTTTTACATAGGACGATCGAGCTGATCGGGTGCCGTCCGGGCGGCACCTACGTCGACGCCACAGTCGGGCTCGGGGGGCATGCCGAGGCACTGGCCGAGCGCATCGCCCCCGGTGGAAGGCTGATTGGGATTGATCGCGACGCCGACGCGCTGAGGCAATCCCGAGGGAGGCTGGCGCGGTTCGGGAATGCGGTCGCACTCGTGCAGGGGAATTTCGACCGGCTCGCCGCTGCTCTGGACGAGCAGGGCATTGACGTGGTCGACGGGGTGCTCTTCGACCTGGGCGTGAGCTCGATGCAGCTCGATGAGGCGAGACGCGGGTTCAGCTACCAGCGCTCGGGCCGGCTCGATATGCGCATGGACGCCTCGCGGGGCCCGACAGCGCGCGAGCTGGTCAACCAAGCGCCGCTCAAGGAGCTCGAGCGCATCCTGCGCGACTACGGTGAGGAGCCAGCCTGGCGCCGCGTGGCCCGCACGATCGTCCGGACACGCGAGCAGCGCGAGATCGTCACGACAGACGAGCTGGCGGGGTTGATCGAGCGCGCCGTGCCGCGCGCGCCGCAGGGCCGCAAGGTGCATCCGGCAGCCCGGACATTCCAGGCGCTGCGGATCGCCGTAAACGACGAGCTCGGCGCCATCGAGCGCGCGCTGCCGCAGGCGCTCGAACGGCTGAGGCCCGGCGGGCGGATCGTGACGCTCGCCTACCACTCGCTTGAGGATCGCATCGTCAAGGAGGCGTTCCGGCGCTGGGCGAAGGGCTGCACGTGCCCACCGGAGTTCCCGGTGTGCTGTTGCGGCAAGTTGGCGTCCGTGCGAGTGCTCACGAAGAAGCCTATTGGGCCGGACGCGGCGGAGGTCGCGGCGAACCCGCGGGCTCGTAGCGCGCGGCTCAGGGCGTGCGAGAAGATCCAGCCCGTCGAGACGGGCCGGGGGATCGACCAATGA
- the mraZ gene encoding division/cell wall cluster transcriptional repressor MraZ: MFYSEYRHTLDEKNRLSIPAKYRMLLQGSGDDPFFIGRGIDRCILICTKAVWQEMERQFCDHPITNPIARRFNRLFYSGAQEVTLDKQGRIALPQNLIEWSGLKRDVVLAGVSNRIEVWDAQTWDAQLAESLEAFEATASELWKPSGQ, from the coding sequence GTGTTCTACAGCGAATACAGACACACCCTCGACGAGAAGAACCGGCTCAGCATACCGGCCAAGTACCGGATGCTGCTCCAGGGTTCGGGCGACGATCCCTTCTTCATCGGGCGCGGCATCGACCGGTGCATCCTAATCTGCACCAAGGCCGTGTGGCAAGAGATGGAGCGCCAGTTCTGCGACCATCCGATCACCAACCCGATCGCGCGGAGGTTCAATCGTTTGTTCTACTCCGGCGCCCAGGAAGTGACGCTCGACAAGCAGGGCCGCATTGCCCTGCCTCAGAACCTGATCGAGTGGTCTGGACTGAAGCGCGACGTGGTGCTGGCCGGCGTGAGCAACCGGATCGAGGTCTGGGATGCCCAGACCTGGGACGCGCAGCTTGCCGAGTCGCTCGAGGCATTCGAGGCGACCGCGAGCGAGCTATGGAAGCCGTCAGGGCAGTGA
- the hslU gene encoding ATP-dependent protease ATPase subunit HslU, whose translation MDSMTPRQIVAELDKYIIGQDEAKKAVALAVRNRWRRLRLTGELREEVIPKNIIMIGPTGVGKTEIARRMAALAGAPFLKVEASKYTEVGYVGRSVETMVRDLAKTAVSMIEKEVSQQVEDVAALNAEKELFRAYMKSNPLGESTTVEVTGTEESYRSAKDRVKRQLHEGKLDDQTVEVEVNEPIVPPIGVISNANLDDLGIDLGEIMSSLSSGMQQRMGGEGRHTTKKMTVRAAREMLIKQETEKLIDREAIVREALFRTQDLGIIFIDEIDKVCGSYAQTSSGPDVSREGVQRDLLPIVEGTMVNTPFGMVRTDHILFIAAGAFHITKPSELIPELQGRFPIRVELNSLGRAEFVQILRLPKNSLTRQYEALLATEGVTLAFEDEAIDEIAEVAERVNQKDQNIGARRLHTIMEKVLEDISFTAPEQPGTTVAVTRALVREKIASIVKDENLTKYIL comes from the coding sequence ATGGACTCGATGACGCCGCGGCAGATCGTCGCCGAACTCGACAAGTACATCATCGGCCAGGACGAGGCGAAGAAGGCTGTGGCTCTCGCCGTGCGCAACCGCTGGCGGCGCCTGCGGCTGACCGGCGAGCTGCGGGAGGAGGTCATCCCGAAGAACATCATCATGATCGGCCCGACGGGTGTGGGCAAGACTGAGATCGCGCGGCGCATGGCGGCGCTGGCCGGCGCGCCGTTTCTCAAGGTCGAGGCGTCGAAGTACACCGAGGTGGGCTACGTCGGCCGCAGCGTCGAGACCATGGTGCGCGACCTGGCAAAGACAGCCGTGAGCATGATCGAGAAGGAGGTCTCGCAGCAGGTCGAGGACGTTGCGGCTCTCAACGCGGAGAAAGAGCTGTTCCGCGCCTACATGAAGTCGAACCCGCTCGGCGAGTCGACCACGGTCGAAGTGACCGGTACCGAGGAAAGCTACCGCTCGGCCAAGGACCGCGTGAAGCGCCAGTTGCACGAGGGCAAGCTGGACGACCAGACCGTCGAGGTCGAGGTGAACGAGCCGATCGTGCCGCCCATCGGGGTGATCTCGAACGCGAACCTCGACGACCTCGGTATCGACTTGGGCGAGATCATGTCGAGCCTCAGTTCGGGCATGCAGCAGCGCATGGGCGGCGAGGGCCGCCACACGACCAAGAAGATGACCGTGCGCGCCGCGCGTGAGATGCTCATCAAGCAGGAGACCGAGAAGTTGATCGACCGCGAGGCTATCGTGCGCGAGGCGCTGTTCCGCACGCAGGACCTCGGCATCATCTTCATCGACGAGATCGACAAGGTCTGCGGCTCGTACGCGCAGACGAGCAGCGGACCGGACGTCTCGCGCGAGGGCGTGCAGCGCGACCTGCTGCCCATCGTCGAGGGCACGATGGTCAACACCCCGTTCGGCATGGTGCGCACCGACCACATTCTGTTCATCGCCGCGGGCGCGTTCCACATCACAAAGCCTTCGGAGCTCATCCCCGAGCTCCAGGGCCGGTTCCCGATCCGCGTCGAGCTCAACTCACTCGGCCGGGCCGAGTTCGTCCAAATCCTGCGGCTGCCGAAGAACTCGCTTACGCGCCAGTACGAGGCGTTGCTCGCGACCGAGGGGGTCACGCTTGCATTCGAGGACGAGGCCATCGACGAGATTGCCGAGGTCGCCGAGCGTGTCAACCAGAAGGACCAGAACATCGGCGCGCGCCGTCTCCACACGATCATGGAGAAAGTGCTCGAGGACATCTCGTTCACCGCGCCTGAGCAGCCCGGCACGACGGTGGCGGTCACCCGCGCGCTCGTGCGCGAGAAGATCGCGAGCATCGTCAAGGACGAGAACCTGACCAAGTATATTCTATGA